In a single window of the Vicia villosa cultivar HV-30 ecotype Madison, WI unplaced genomic scaffold, Vvil1.0 ctg.000048F_1_1, whole genome shotgun sequence genome:
- the LOC131623050 gene encoding type IV inositol polyphosphate 5-phosphatase 3-like isoform X6, translating to MRKWLNIGSNQSDYSADPEDEDDADYEEDDPDNDLQNEVWGRQSRFMDGTGVDAPSESKDFVPKLRKQKSSTYRSQYINSKELRVCAATWNVGGRLPPDDLDIDEWLGVDEPADIYVLGLQEIVPLNPGNIFGAEDTRPVPKWENIIREALNRVEPSVTKTKCFSDPPSPSKFQPTDDGPDIEEEILFESDSDIGEEVHPLDEAQNISDGSNTNEIMNTNLLASDNADSANSSVPNVFDYKRQYTFPKKFDWPQCPSENWDASITQKTKKLTRMLSGSERIGLSWPEPPLHLVSQRVLERPTSFKSLKSFKSLKSFKTYNAFKSIMDEMPGMGLLPEIDLEALIKRKRRSPYVRIVSKQMVGVFITVWVRRRLRKHIHNLKVSTVGVGIMGYIGNKGSVSVSMSIYQTLFCFICTHLTSGEKEGDELKRNYDVHEILRRTHFHSPSIVGLPKGILDHERIIWLGDLNYRLNLSDAETKALIKKKQWSKLAEKDQLMREIKNGAFGGWSEGALNFPPTYKYEVNSDKYYGGDPKAPKRTPAWCDRVLSYGKGMKLLSYRRTELKLSDHRPVTATYIVEVESFSPRKLQRALTFTNAEIENEEAIKHLVSWK from the exons ATGCGTAAATGGCTTAATATTGGTAGCAATCAGTCTGATTATAGTGCTGATCCtgaggatgaagatgatgctGATTATGAGGAAGATGATCCTGATAATGATTTACAAAATGAAG TATGGGGAAGACAGTCACGGTTTATGGACGGCACAGGTGTTGATGCTCCATCTGAATCAAAAG ACTTTGTTCCAAAGTTAAGGAAACAGAAGTCATCAACTTATAGATCTCAGTATATTAACTCAAAGGAACTGAG GGTATGTGCTGCGACATGGAATGTTGGAGGAAGACTTCCACCTGATGACCTAGATATTGATGAGTGGCTCGGTGTCGATGAACCAGCTGACATCTATGTCCTCGG TCTTCAAGAGATTGTACCCTTAAACCCCGGCAATATTTTTGGTGCTGAAGATACTCGCCCTGTTCCAAAATGGGAGAATATTATTCGTGAAGCACTTAATAGAGTCGAACCTTCAGTAACGAAGACCAAATGCTTTAGTGACCCACCATCTCCATCAAAATTTCAGCCAACAGATGATGGCCCTGATATAGAAGAAGAAATACTATTTGAAAGTGACAGCGACATCGGCGAGGAAGTCCATCCTTTGGATGAAGCGCAAAATATTTCTGATGGTAGTAATACGAACGAAATCATGAATACCAATTTACTGGCTTCCGACAATGCTGATAGTGCCAACTCCAGTGTCCCGAATGTctttgattataaaagacagtaTACTTTTCCAAAGAAGTTCGATTGGCCGCAATGTCCGTCAGAAAACTGGGATGCATCAATTACCCAAAAGACCAAAAAACTAACCAGAATGCTTAGTGGATCTGAAAGGATTGGTTTGAGTTGGCCGGAGCCTCCGCTACATCTAGTATCTCAAAGAGTTTTGGAGAGACCAACTTCTTTTAAGTCATTGAAATCCTTTAAGTCATTAAAATCATTCAAAACATATAATGCTTTCAAGTCAATTATGGATGAAATGCCAGGAATGGGTTTGCTTCCTGAAATTGACCTTGAAGCTTTAATAAAGCGGAAAAGAAGATCACCATATGTAAGGATTGTTAGCAAGCAAATGGTCGGAGTTTTCATCACTGTGTGGGTTCGTCGGAGATTACGGAAACATATTCACAATTTAAAGGTCTCAACTGTAGGTGTTGGCATTATGGGATATATTGGTAACAAA GGATCAGTATCTGTCAGTATGTCCATATATCAGACacttttttgttttatatgtaCGCACCTTACGTCTGGGGAAAAAGAAGGAGACGAGCTAAAACGAAATTATGATGTTCATGAAATACTGCGCAGAACACATTTTCATTCACCTTCTATTGTTGGACTTCCAAAAGGAATCCTCGATCACGA AAGAATAATCTGGTTGGGTGATTTGAATTACCGTCTCAACTTATCAGATGCGGAAACAAAAGCTCTTATCAAGAAAAAACAGTGGTCAAAATTGGCTGAAAAAGATCAG CTCATGCGAGAAATCAAGAACGGTGCATTTGGAGGATGGTCAGAAGGGGCATTAAATTTTCCACCGACTTATAAATACGAGGTTAATTCAGACAAGTACTATGGAGGCGATCCAAAGGCTCCAAAACGTACACCGGCATG GTGTGATCGTGTTCTTTCATACGGAAAAGGAATGAAATTACTGAGTTACAGAAGGACAGAGCTTAAGTTATCAGATCACAGACCCGTGACTGCTACATATATCGTTGAAGTTGAGTCGTTTTCGCCTAGGAAGCTACAGCGAGCCCTAACATTCACAAATGCAGAGATTGAAAATGAAGAAGCCATTAAACATTTAGTTAGTTGGAAATAA